CATAATTAAAGAGTATCGATTATTTTATCGGTTAGTACACGGCTTTTTTCGGAGTCTAAATTTTCTCCGATAAGTTTGCCTGCAAGTGTTACAGCTAGTTCTGCACTTTCGTCACGAAGGCTAGAAACGGCTTTAGCGCGAGCGTTTTCAATATCTTTGAGAGCGTTCTCTCTGAGTGATTGAGCTTCAGCTTTTGCTGTGTCGTTAATTTCTTTAGCGAGTTTTTGAGCAGTCTCTTTAGCACCTGTAACGATAGATTTAGCGCTAGCTTCTGCATCTGAAATAAGCTTCTTAGTGCTTGCTTCAGTGTCAGCTAACTGACTATCGATACGGTCAGCGTTTTCAAGAGATTCGCGGATGCGCGTTTCACGTGCATCGAGGTTAGCCAAAATTGGCTTCCAAGCGATTTTGCCACCGACGAAGA
The Lentisphaera araneosa HTCC2155 genome window above contains:
- the atpF gene encoding F0F1 ATP synthase subunit B — translated: MKMVKVKALAFACLVLTAMPTMAAGGADAGQYGENAAIPMAIISWICFFSLLFVGGKIAWKPILANLDARETRIRESLENADRIDSQLADTEASTKKLISDAEASAKSIVTGAKETAQKLAKEINDTAKAEAQSLRENALKDIENARAKAVSSLRDESAELAVTLAGKLIGENLDSEKSRVLTDKIIDTL